Part of the Paludisphaera borealis genome, CGAACCTTCGCGCCGGTCGCTTTCAGCCCAGGCTGAGGGCCGACCCGACGGGACGGTGCGGCATTCCACCTCGCGAGGGCAGGCCCAGCCGCTTCCGTGTTCCTCGGCTTCGGTCGAGGTGCGTGGCATCAAGCTGGTTCCGAGTTCAGGCTGCGCTATCGCAGATCCGGCTCGCGGCCGAACCCGAGGGAAAGGAGTCCTTGCGGCATGAAACTCGCTCCATTGCTGCTCGTGCTCGTCAGCGTCACGCAGGCCGCCGCCGGAACCTCGCAGCCGGTCCTGCTCGATTTCCACGCCGACTGGTGCGGCCCATGCCGCCAGATGCGCCCGGCCGTCCAAAAACTGGCCGACAAGGGCTACCCGATCAAGTCGATCGACGTCGACCGATCACCCGAAATGGCCGAAAAATACAGCATCGGCCCCATTCCCACTTTCGTCGTCGTCGACGCCGACGGCCGTGAGATCGACCGCGTCTCCGGCGCTCAGCCGGCTTCTCAACTGGCTCAGTTCTACATCAAGGCCAAAGACAAGGCCAAAGCCTCCGCTCGGTCGCGAGGCGACGAAGAAGACGAAGCAGCCGCACCGACCGAAGACGACGCAGACGCCAAGGCCCCGGCCGACGACGAACCTCAGGCCAAACCCGAGAACGAGCGGCCGGCCCCCAAGCCTCACGTCAATCCCAAGCCCTGGGAGACCGTCGTCCGGATCAAGGTCCACGCCAACGGCTCGATCGGTTACGGCTCGGGCACGATCATTTACAGCTCGCCCGAGGAATCGCTGATCCTCACCTGCGCGCACATCTTCAAACTCGACGGATCGCGGCAGGCGCCCCCGAACAAGTTCCCCCGGAAGATCACGATCGACCTGTTCGACGGCCGTCCCCAGGGCCGCGAGAAGCAGGTGCATTCAACAAACGAGACGTTCGCCGGCGAGGCAGTCGACTACGACTTCAAACTCGACGTGGGCCTGATCCGCATCCGTCCGGGCCGCCGGCTGAAGGCGTCGCGGGTCGTCCCTCCCCACTGGGAGCCCCTCCAGCGGATGGGCATGACGTCGGTCGGCTGTTCCGAGGGGGCCGACGCCACGACCTGGAGGACGCAGATCGTCGATCCCAAGATGCGCGGGCTTTCAGGTAATACGGCCTACGAAGCGATCGAGTGCATGAAGGCTCCGAAACAGGGGCGTTCCGGCGGCGGCCTTTATACCGACAACGGCTACATCGCCGGAGTCTGCAACTTCGCCGAGCCGCGCGGCGACCGCGGCCTCTACGCCACGCCGAACTCGATCTACAGCATCCTCGACCGCAACAAGCTCGCCGGGCTGTACGCGTCGCCCTCCATCGGTTCGGGATCAACCCTGATGGCCGACCGTGGCGGGAAAGGCCCGATGTCGATCGCCCGCGGCCAGTCGCCCGATCACGAGGAACCCGTCCGAGCCGCCACCAAGGAAGGGGACGTGACGATCCCCGATCCCGAGATCGTCCTTGGCATCAAGGCCCCGCTCCAGAGCGGGCGCAACAGCCGGGTTCAGGCCGCCAGCTCGACCGGCGACCGGCGGCTGGCCTGGCATCCGCGAGGCGGCGCTCCGACGCCGAAGCTGGCGTCGATCGAAACGATCGAGCCGACCGACATCGGCATGGACTCCGCCACCGACAACGACCACTTCCCGCCCCCCGACTGGGACCGCGACGACGACGACCGGGATTCGAAGGCCAGCCTCAACACCGAGGACGTCGCCCCGCAGACCGAGGTCCGCAAGCCCGTCGCCGGCAAACCCTCCGGCTGGCGGCCGTCGAGGTCGTCCAGCGTCGGCGCCCGCTGAGACTGCGAAGCGGGACTGTCGTCTCGAACCCAAGAAAACCACGCTTGCACGCGATCGGCGCCGGCCCCCGGCGCCGATCGCGTCGTTTCGAATCCCGCGACGTCACTTGTTTTTGCGGGTCGAGCCTGCTCAATTCGATGACGCGACGATCGACGCCAGGACAATACCCGAACAGCCGCGCGACGACCATGTTCGGCTGAGAGCATCGAAGGTTCCCGCGCCATGAAATCCGCCCCCGTGCTCGCCGCGCTCGCGGCGATGATCGCCTTCGCCGGCGCGAGCCCTGCCGACGACCCGAAGTCGGACGACTCGGCCCTCCTGTTCACCTCGTTTCGAGGCAACGGCGAGGACGGCCTCCACCTCGCCACGAGCAAGGACGGATACTCCTGGACGCCGATCAACGACGACAAACCGTTC contains:
- a CDS encoding thioredoxin domain-containing protein; this encodes MKLAPLLLVLVSVTQAAAGTSQPVLLDFHADWCGPCRQMRPAVQKLADKGYPIKSIDVDRSPEMAEKYSIGPIPTFVVVDADGREIDRVSGAQPASQLAQFYIKAKDKAKASARSRGDEEDEAAAPTEDDADAKAPADDEPQAKPENERPAPKPHVNPKPWETVVRIKVHANGSIGYGSGTIIYSSPEESLILTCAHIFKLDGSRQAPPNKFPRKITIDLFDGRPQGREKQVHSTNETFAGEAVDYDFKLDVGLIRIRPGRRLKASRVVPPHWEPLQRMGMTSVGCSEGADATTWRTQIVDPKMRGLSGNTAYEAIECMKAPKQGRSGGGLYTDNGYIAGVCNFAEPRGDRGLYATPNSIYSILDRNKLAGLYASPSIGSGSTLMADRGGKGPMSIARGQSPDHEEPVRAATKEGDVTIPDPEIVLGIKAPLQSGRNSRVQAASSTGDRRLAWHPRGGAPTPKLASIETIEPTDIGMDSATDNDHFPPPDWDRDDDDRDSKASLNTEDVAPQTEVRKPVAGKPSGWRPSRSSSVGAR